One region of Candidatus Binatia bacterium genomic DNA includes:
- a CDS encoding protein kinase codes for MDGSAGDACTACGHALRAGARFCDNCGERCATGCPPEAPGGEVLPATFAAGRYRVLRLLGDGGRKRVYLAHDRQLDRDVAIAVFKDDSSAAARETAAAHVRREARAMARLGDHPHIVTVYDIGEEEGRTYIVSQYMGGGDVEGLLQRAPDHRLPVEMAVRIAIDVGAALEHAHRHGVVHRDLKPGNIWLGRDGTAKLGDFGLARAVDRDRLTQEGRMVGTVAYLPPEQALGKAPDARSDLYALGASLYEMVTGRPPFLGDDAVSIVAQHLHASPAAPSLGNAAVPPELDALILHLLAKAPDERPQDAGAVRAALSRIVAAPGPPRPHVRTAVSPLDRLARGVFVGRDEAMGVLRGGFDDACAGRGRLFLLVGEPGIGKTRTAEELCTVAAARNAQVLVGRCYESEGAPAYWPWVQIFRAYLREADPESVRDAVGAGAADIAQLVPEIRERLVEVPAAAVLEPDEARFRLFDSITTFLRGVAAHRPLVLVLDDLHWADKPSLLLLQFLARELRDGHILVLGTYRDIEVRRQHPLAQTLAELAREQLSERVLLRGIAPQDIATFIERAAGRTPTPELVNAVYRETEGNPFFVKEIVRLLVADGRLDTPAGGADTDLVLSVPQSVREVIGRRLDRLSERTNQLLTTAAVIGREFALPALQRVSGWSADAVLEGLEDAVAARILYEDSRAVGWYGFTHALVRETLYGELSTTRRVRLHRQTAEVLEELYAVDPEPHLAELAHHFFEAAPAGEATKAIDYALRAGARASAQLAYEEAVVQYDRALQAMELFDQPDLTRLCDVRMQLGNAHRAVGDAARAREAFAEAARLARQIDDPERFTRAVLGFSDEGIELGRVDEEARALLEEAAARLPPADGALRAGLLARLANSLYWSDQRWRSSVLSEEAVAVARRVGDPGVLARALLARRYAFWDPRAGAQSESLLSFGTEILRFATEAGDAAMLLGGHEWRIMAYLQLGDIAAVDREIAVHARLSEELRLPIHRWLTMSWKAMRALLDGRFDEAERLGAQAVSIGQRIRPVAALGAFQVQAVLRLLHLGRFAEVEPMLQRIVADYPHMPVWRCALAAVWAGLGRRDEVQAEFERLAVKDFADVPLDVVWAEAVVLLADVCAYLEDRRRAAVLYDMLLPLGASNVVVGFGVASLGSAARVLGGLAAVLGRDEEAAAHFEAAVAMHTRMGARPLLAETLVDYAEFVSARDGVDAAPRVLALANRALEVGAPMGMQPVVERATALKMQAEGVDAVDIKTSIDAVMSAVRARRPVLDDHLATDGTVTLLFSDMEGFTEMTERLGDHRAHRVIRIHNALVRRQIDAHGGLELELQGDGFLVAFADPAAAVGCAVAIQRAFAAHSARPGTEPIRVRMGLHTGEAIADADRFFGKTVILAARVAAQARGGEVLVSGVVRERLEARGVDLEYGPTREVTLKGLAGTHRVSTVTWEPRTGREGERVDGIGDDGANGANQLRKVRRVPSSP; via the coding sequence ATGGACGGCAGTGCCGGCGACGCCTGTACGGCATGCGGACATGCGCTGCGCGCGGGGGCGCGATTCTGCGATAACTGCGGCGAGCGCTGCGCCACGGGCTGCCCGCCGGAGGCCCCGGGCGGCGAGGTGTTGCCCGCCACGTTTGCCGCCGGGCGTTACCGGGTCCTGCGACTTCTCGGCGACGGCGGGCGCAAACGCGTGTACCTGGCTCACGACCGCCAGCTCGATCGCGACGTGGCGATAGCGGTGTTCAAGGACGACTCGTCCGCGGCGGCGCGCGAGACGGCCGCCGCGCACGTCCGCCGCGAAGCGCGCGCCATGGCCCGTCTCGGCGACCATCCGCACATCGTCACCGTCTACGACATCGGCGAAGAAGAAGGGCGCACGTATATCGTCAGCCAATACATGGGCGGTGGCGATGTCGAGGGGCTGTTGCAGAGAGCCCCCGACCATCGGCTGCCGGTGGAGATGGCCGTGCGCATCGCGATCGACGTGGGCGCCGCCCTCGAACACGCGCACCGGCACGGGGTCGTGCATCGCGACCTGAAGCCGGGCAACATCTGGCTCGGGCGCGACGGCACCGCGAAGCTTGGCGACTTCGGGCTCGCACGTGCCGTCGACCGGGACCGGCTCACGCAGGAAGGCCGCATGGTGGGAACCGTCGCCTACCTGCCGCCCGAACAGGCCCTCGGCAAGGCTCCGGACGCCCGCAGCGACCTCTACGCTCTCGGTGCCAGTCTTTACGAAATGGTCACGGGACGTCCGCCGTTCCTCGGGGACGACGCCGTCTCGATCGTTGCGCAGCACCTGCACGCGTCCCCGGCTGCTCCCTCGCTCGGCAACGCAGCGGTGCCGCCGGAGCTCGACGCCCTGATTCTGCACCTCCTGGCGAAGGCGCCCGACGAGCGGCCGCAGGACGCCGGGGCGGTTCGTGCCGCACTCTCCCGCATCGTGGCTGCACCGGGGCCGCCGCGCCCGCACGTGCGCACCGCCGTCAGCCCGCTCGATCGGCTCGCACGCGGCGTGTTCGTCGGCCGCGACGAGGCAATGGGAGTGCTGCGGGGCGGCTTCGACGACGCCTGCGCCGGGCGTGGGCGCCTGTTCCTGCTCGTCGGCGAGCCGGGCATCGGCAAGACGCGCACTGCCGAAGAGCTTTGCACCGTCGCCGCCGCGCGCAACGCGCAGGTCCTGGTGGGCCGCTGCTACGAAAGCGAAGGCGCACCGGCTTACTGGCCATGGGTGCAGATCTTTCGCGCTTACCTGCGCGAGGCCGACCCGGAATCCGTGCGCGATGCGGTCGGAGCCGGTGCCGCCGATATTGCCCAGCTCGTGCCGGAGATCCGCGAGCGCCTGGTCGAAGTTCCTGCGGCCGCCGTGCTCGAGCCCGACGAGGCTCGCTTTCGCCTGTTCGACAGCATCACCACCTTCCTCCGCGGCGTCGCGGCGCACCGCCCCCTGGTTCTCGTGCTCGACGACCTGCACTGGGCCGACAAGCCGTCCTTGCTCCTTCTGCAATTTCTCGCTCGCGAACTGCGCGACGGGCACATCCTCGTTCTCGGGACGTATCGCGACATCGAGGTGCGCCGCCAGCATCCCCTGGCGCAGACCCTGGCCGAGCTCGCACGCGAGCAACTCAGCGAGCGCGTCCTCCTGCGCGGTATCGCGCCGCAAGACATCGCCACGTTCATCGAGCGCGCGGCGGGTCGTACGCCGACGCCTGAACTCGTCAACGCGGTTTATCGCGAAACCGAGGGGAACCCGTTCTTCGTGAAGGAGATCGTGCGTTTGCTGGTGGCCGACGGACGGCTCGACACGCCCGCCGGCGGTGCCGACACCGACCTCGTCCTGAGCGTACCGCAGAGCGTCCGCGAAGTGATCGGGCGGCGCCTCGACCGTCTCTCGGAACGGACCAACCAGTTGCTGACAACGGCGGCGGTGATCGGGCGCGAGTTCGCGCTCCCGGCTCTGCAACGGGTCAGCGGGTGGTCGGCCGATGCCGTTCTGGAGGGACTCGAAGACGCCGTTGCGGCGCGCATCCTGTACGAGGATTCCCGCGCCGTCGGGTGGTACGGCTTCACGCACGCGCTGGTGCGCGAGACGCTCTACGGCGAGCTGTCGACGACGCGGCGGGTCCGCCTGCATCGCCAGACCGCCGAGGTCCTCGAAGAGCTCTACGCCGTCGATCCGGAGCCGCATCTGGCCGAGCTGGCGCATCATTTCTTCGAGGCCGCGCCGGCCGGGGAGGCGACCAAGGCCATCGACTACGCCCTGCGCGCCGGGGCGCGGGCGAGTGCACAGCTCGCGTATGAAGAGGCCGTGGTGCAGTACGACCGCGCGTTGCAGGCGATGGAGTTGTTCGACCAGCCCGACCTTACCCGGCTGTGCGACGTTCGCATGCAACTGGGAAATGCGCACCGAGCCGTCGGCGATGCTGCCCGGGCGCGCGAGGCGTTTGCGGAGGCGGCGCGCCTGGCCCGTCAGATCGACGACCCGGAGCGTTTCACGCGCGCCGTCCTCGGCTTCTCCGACGAGGGCATCGAACTCGGCAGGGTGGACGAGGAGGCGCGTGCGCTGCTCGAGGAAGCGGCGGCGCGGCTGCCGCCGGCCGACGGCGCGCTACGCGCCGGGCTGCTGGCGCGTCTCGCCAACAGTTTGTACTGGTCGGATCAGCGCTGGCGGTCGTCGGTCCTGAGTGAAGAGGCGGTGGCGGTGGCGCGGCGCGTCGGCGACCCCGGCGTGCTGGCGCGGGCGCTGCTGGCGCGCCGATACGCCTTCTGGGATCCGCGCGCGGGGGCGCAGAGCGAGAGCCTGCTGAGCTTCGGGACCGAGATCCTGCGGTTCGCCACCGAGGCGGGGGATGCCGCCATGCTGCTCGGCGGGCACGAGTGGCGCATCATGGCCTACCTGCAATTGGGCGACATCGCAGCCGTCGACCGTGAGATCGCGGTCCACGCGCGGTTGAGCGAGGAGCTCAGGCTGCCGATCCACCGTTGGCTGACGATGTCGTGGAAGGCGATGCGCGCCCTGCTCGACGGACGCTTCGACGAAGCGGAACGGCTCGGGGCCCAGGCGGTATCGATCGGGCAGCGCATCCGCCCGGTCGCGGCCCTGGGCGCATTTCAGGTGCAGGCTGTCCTTCGCCTCCTGCACCTCGGCCGCTTCGCCGAGGTCGAACCGATGCTGCAGCGCATCGTGGCCGATTATCCCCACATGCCCGTCTGGCGTTGTGCACTGGCGGCGGTCTGGGCCGGTCTGGGACGACGGGACGAGGTGCAGGCGGAGTTCGAGCGGTTGGCGGTGAAGGATTTCGCCGATGTGCCCCTCGACGTGGTGTGGGCGGAGGCGGTCGTCCTCTTGGCGGACGTGTGTGCGTATCTCGAGGACCGCCGGCGGGCGGCGGTCCTTTACGACATGCTGCTGCCCCTCGGAGCGAGCAACGTGGTGGTCGGGTTCGGAGTGGCCAGCCTGGGGTCGGCGGCGCGCGTGCTGGGTGGGTTGGCCGCGGTGCTCGGGCGAGACGAGGAGGCGGCGGCTCATTTCGAGGCGGCGGTGGCGATGCACACGCGGATGGGGGCGCGACCGCTTCTCGCCGAAACTCTGGTCGACTACGCCGAGTTCGTGTCGGCTCGCGATGGCGTCGACGCGGCGCCGCGGGTGCTCGCCCTGGCCAACCGGGCGCTCGAGGTCGGGGCACCCATGGGTATGCAGCCGGTCGTCGAAAGGGCGACCGCGCTCAAGATGCAAGCCGAGGGAGTCGACGCCGTGGACATCAAGACCTCGATCGATGCGGTCATGTCGGCCGTTCGTGCGCGTCGCCCGGTCCTCGACGATCACCTTGCTACGGACGGGACGGTGACGTTGTTGTTCAGCGATATGGAAGGTTTTACCGAGATGACCGAACGTCTCGGTGATCACCGGGCGCACCGGGTGATCCGTATCCACAACGCCCTCGTGCGCAGGCAGATCGACGCGCACGGAGGACTCGAGCTCGAGTTGCAGGGGGACGGCTTCCTCGTTGCGTTTGCGGACCCCGCGGCCGCGGTCGGCTGTGCGGTGGCGATTCAGCGGGCGTTCGCGGCGCACTCGGCGCGTCCGGGTACGGAGCCGATCCGTGTGCGCATGGGGTTGCACACGGGAGAGGCGATCGCTGACGCCGACCGGTTCTTCGGCAAGACCGTGATCCTGGCCGCGCGCGTGGCCGCCCAGGCCCGGGGTGGGGAGGTGCTCGTTTCGGGCGTGGTGCGCGAGCGCCTCGAGGCACGAGGCGTCGATCTAGAATACGGGCCGACGCGCGAAGTGACGTTGAAAGGGTTGGCGGGTACGCACCGGGTGAGCACAGTGACGTGGGAGCCGCGGACGGGCAGGGAAGGGGAGCGGGTTGACGGGATCGGCGACGATGGTGCTAATGGCGCGAATCAGCTGCGGAAAGTAAGAAGAGTACCATCGTCCCCATGA
- a CDS encoding PIN domain-containing protein: MIAVDTNILVYAADADAPLHEPCRRWIEERRARPDAWYTTWPVVYEFLRVTTHPRVFRKPWTIGAAWAFVAALRAAPAFELLAPTDRHAEVLDSLVADFPHLAGNILHDAHTAVLLREHGVRQLCTRDTDFHRFPFIEVIDPAS; this comes from the coding sequence GTGATCGCCGTCGACACCAACATCCTCGTGTATGCGGCCGATGCCGATGCGCCGCTGCACGAGCCCTGCCGCCGCTGGATCGAGGAGCGCCGCGCGCGGCCGGATGCATGGTACACGACGTGGCCCGTAGTCTACGAGTTCCTCCGGGTGACGACGCATCCTCGCGTGTTTCGCAAGCCGTGGACGATCGGCGCGGCCTGGGCATTCGTGGCGGCACTGCGCGCTGCACCCGCGTTCGAACTCCTCGCCCCGACGGACCGCCATGCCGAAGTCCTCGACAGCCTCGTTGCCGACTTTCCTCACCTTGCCGGAAACATCCTGCACGATGCGCACACGGCCGTACTCCTGCGCGAGCACGGCGTTCGCCAGCTCTGCACCCGCGATACCGACTTCCACCGCTTTCCCTTCATCGAAGTCATCGACCCCGCATCGTGA
- a CDS encoding PIN domain-containing protein: protein MIYLDTSVALAHLLAEDRHPPQEIWAETVVSSRLLQYELWNRIHGRGLARSHGDDVRELLGRVGFLELTGPVLARALEPFPAPVRTLDALHLAAVDFLRRQGQDVLLATYDARLREVARRLGIAAHPGVV from the coding sequence GTGATCTACCTCGATACTTCCGTCGCTCTGGCGCATCTCCTGGCCGAGGATCGCCATCCACCGCAGGAAATCTGGGCGGAGACGGTGGTCTCCAGCCGGCTGCTGCAATACGAACTGTGGAATCGCATACACGGGCGCGGGCTTGCACGCTCGCACGGGGATGACGTCCGGGAACTTCTCGGCCGCGTCGGATTTCTCGAGCTTACCGGACCGGTGCTTGCCCGAGCGCTCGAACCCTTCCCGGCGCCTGTACGTACCCTCGATGCGCTGCACCTGGCTGCGGTGGACTTCCTTCGCCGGCAGGGCCAGGACGTGTTACTCGCGACCTACGACGCGCGCCTGCGGGAAGTTGCCCGCCGTCTCGGGATCGCCGCGCACCCGGGAGTGGTGTAG
- a CDS encoding DUF559 domain-containing protein: MARRVRTPKPKAQAQPKRMAPYRHPEATSLLRPDVGTQAQFRKKKPPQRYRYDSSLAPALEWDGQNPAREQGEALIRQILEADSIEAAKAAAAQLKALSEPFLNWAGKAERLSFDVPTLPLFVHERLSTTAILETLKGHKRDRQLSMFDLFADPQRPIHDQILRAYEYPDNWVNRLILGDSLVVMNSLLHYESLGGQVQMIYMDPPYGVRFGSNFQPFVRKRDVKHNDDEDLTREPEMVKAYRDTWELGLHSYLTYLRDRLLLCRELLAPSGSIFVQISDENLHHVREVMDEVFGAENFISMTCARKTGGATSETLATVIDFVIWYTRDRDHIKYHRLYVKKALGEEGSAEYTNVELADGTVRKVEREELSGLRPLPPHSRLFATDSAVSDGFRVNTSVPFTWRGITFDPGKTKNWKTSIEGMLRLCEVGRILPQPGLRIYKRYFDDFPYRALNNVWMDVRGALDRIYAVQTAAQVVERCVQMTTDPGDLVLDPTCVRRGTRVWGATEAPPLDPPVNGWKRNPLDLAVDGRRAASEEDATRSGPLPVRGEGQGGGFAQSGSEATATGMTGEGARLTPIESLQPGDRVYAHDGLPHRVIRVIARHYRGWMVSVQHAGTVTPLCMTADHRVLARLRPRSLGGQRDWSGSPPAHLERRRALRHDMSPPERALWAALRQRQSGFKFRRQHPVGPYIADFYCREAHLVVEVDGATHFTPQAIEYDHERDRYLRGLGLDVLRVPANEVGTNLEGVVLWIESQCRMRRESPEGAQWIQAGSLLPGDVVFWVMDAAPPLDPPVNGGRTNPLDPPIDRGTAGAEEDATRSGPLPVRGEGQGGGFSSHRAMDEVHLTGAEVTAVHREWSDERVYDLEVEGAHSFLTEVCAVHNCGSGTTAYVAEQWGRRWITIDTSRVPLALARQRLLTATFPFYQLKDQKRGPAGGFIYVRKQNNKGEEVGGIVPHVTLKSIANNEPPEEEVLVDRPEVESKITRVSGPFCVEATIPTPVDWEGAGVEDSGVGVETYGSFVDRMLEVLRKSPVLHVGGGRTVTLRNVRPPAKTLSLSAEAVVVVVNGNGSASPFGKGGSRGISGATAEGEIPPGPPVSKGEPSEEGTVAEPPGGDRWKAEGKPVAIVFGPDNGAVSEKLVYEAAREAHAKAYSHLYVIGFAIQPNARELVEKCDEAVGVPATYVQATPDLMMGDLLKNMRSSQIFSVCGLPEMRLRRVDSRQSRAGSKGEEYQVELAGLDVFDPATMEAKPYRGHDVPAWFLDTDYNGLCFHVCQAFFPRTAAWDDLKRALKGEYDDAVWEHLAGTISAPFEAGEHGTIAVKVIDDRGNELMVVKDLKDVEP; the protein is encoded by the coding sequence ATGGCTCGACGCGTGCGCACGCCGAAACCGAAGGCTCAGGCGCAGCCGAAGCGCATGGCGCCCTACCGCCACCCGGAGGCGACGAGCCTGCTCCGCCCCGACGTCGGAACGCAGGCGCAGTTTCGCAAGAAGAAGCCCCCGCAGCGCTACCGCTACGACTCGTCCCTGGCGCCGGCGCTGGAGTGGGACGGCCAGAACCCGGCTCGCGAACAGGGCGAAGCGCTGATCCGCCAGATCCTGGAAGCAGACTCGATCGAGGCCGCCAAAGCGGCCGCCGCGCAGTTGAAGGCGCTGAGCGAGCCCTTTCTCAACTGGGCGGGCAAGGCCGAGCGGCTGTCGTTCGACGTCCCGACGCTGCCGCTTTTCGTCCACGAACGCCTCTCCACCACGGCGATCCTCGAGACGCTCAAGGGCCACAAGCGCGACCGGCAGCTCTCGATGTTCGACCTTTTCGCCGACCCCCAGCGCCCCATCCACGACCAGATCCTGCGCGCCTACGAGTACCCCGACAACTGGGTCAACCGCCTCATCCTCGGCGACTCCCTCGTGGTCATGAACTCCCTCCTGCACTACGAGAGCCTCGGCGGTCAGGTGCAGATGATCTACATGGACCCGCCGTACGGCGTCCGCTTCGGCTCCAACTTCCAGCCCTTCGTCCGCAAGCGCGACGTGAAGCACAACGACGACGAGGACCTGACCCGCGAGCCGGAGATGGTGAAGGCGTACCGCGATACGTGGGAGCTGGGGCTGCACTCGTACCTGACGTACTTGCGGGATCGACTGTTGTTGTGCCGCGAGCTGCTGGCGCCAAGCGGGAGCATCTTCGTGCAGATCAGCGACGAGAATCTGCACCATGTGCGCGAAGTGATGGACGAGGTGTTTGGAGCTGAGAACTTCATCTCCATGACCTGTGCTCGAAAGACAGGGGGGGCCACTAGTGAAACACTCGCGACTGTTATCGATTTCGTCATCTGGTACACGCGGGATCGAGACCATATCAAATACCACCGGCTCTACGTGAAGAAGGCGTTAGGCGAAGAGGGATCGGCCGAGTACACGAACGTCGAACTTGCTGACGGCACTGTGCGCAAGGTTGAACGGGAGGAACTCAGTGGCCTGAGGCCGCTGCCGCCTCACTCGCGCCTTTTCGCGACAGACTCCGCTGTGTCCGATGGGTTCCGTGTGAACACGTCGGTGCCGTTCACCTGGCGCGGCATCACCTTCGATCCCGGGAAAACAAAGAACTGGAAGACAAGCATCGAGGGCATGCTCCGTTTGTGCGAGGTCGGAAGGATCCTTCCGCAGCCGGGCTTGCGGATCTACAAGCGATACTTCGATGACTTCCCCTACCGCGCATTGAACAACGTCTGGATGGACGTTCGCGGCGCCTTGGATCGGATCTATGCAGTCCAAACAGCCGCACAAGTTGTCGAGCGGTGCGTTCAGATGACCACCGACCCCGGTGATCTCGTGCTCGACCCGACGTGTGTGCGGCGCGGGACGCGGGTCTGGGGCGCGACGGAGGCACCCCCCCTCGATCCCCCCGTGAACGGGTGGAAGAGGAACCCGCTCGATCTCGCGGTGGACGGGAGGAGGGCGGCATCAGAGGAAGACGCCACGCGATCAGGTCCCCTCCCCGTCCGCGGGGAGGGTCAGGGAGGGGGCTTCGCGCAGAGCGGCAGCGAAGCGACTGCCACCGGGATGACCGGGGAGGGGGCCCGGTTGACCCCCATCGAGTCGCTGCAACCCGGCGACCGGGTCTACGCGCACGACGGACTTCCGCACCGCGTGATCCGAGTCATCGCGCGCCACTACCGCGGCTGGATGGTGAGTGTGCAGCATGCCGGCACCGTGACACCGCTCTGTATGACCGCCGACCACCGCGTCTTGGCGCGGCTGCGCCCACGAAGCCTCGGCGGCCAGCGCGACTGGTCTGGCAGCCCGCCTGCACATCTCGAGCGCCGGCGGGCGCTGCGCCACGACATGAGTCCGCCGGAGCGCGCGCTGTGGGCCGCGCTTCGTCAACGGCAGAGTGGCTTCAAGTTCCGTCGACAGCATCCGGTCGGCCCGTATATCGCGGACTTCTATTGCCGCGAGGCGCATCTCGTGGTCGAGGTAGACGGCGCAACGCATTTTACGCCCCAGGCTATCGAGTACGACCACGAGCGCGACCGCTACCTGCGCGGGTTGGGTCTCGACGTGTTGCGGGTGCCGGCAAACGAGGTCGGAACGAACTTGGAGGGCGTTGTCCTGTGGATTGAGTCACAGTGCCGCATGCGCCGGGAGTCACCGGAGGGAGCGCAGTGGATACAGGCGGGTTCGCTTCTGCCGGGAGACGTGGTGTTCTGGGTGATGGATGCAGCCCCCCCCCTCGATCCCCCCGTGAACGGGGGGAGGACGAACCCCCTCGATCCCCCCATAGACAGGGGGACGGCGGGAGCGGAGGAAGACGCCACGCGATCAGGTCCCCTCCCCGTCCGCGGGGAGGGCCAAGGAGGGGGCTTTTCCTCGCACCGCGCGATGGACGAGGTGCACCTGACCGGTGCCGAAGTCACTGCCGTCCATCGCGAGTGGTCCGACGAGCGCGTGTACGATCTCGAAGTCGAAGGCGCGCACTCCTTTCTCACCGAGGTGTGCGCCGTGCACAACTGCGGCAGCGGCACCACAGCCTACGTCGCCGAGCAATGGGGCCGTCGCTGGATCACGATCGATACCAGTCGGGTGCCCTTGGCGCTGGCGCGGCAGCGATTGCTGACGGCGACCTTCCCCTTCTACCAGCTCAAGGACCAGAAGCGCGGTCCGGCAGGCGGCTTCATCTATGTGCGCAAGCAGAACAACAAAGGTGAAGAGGTCGGTGGCATCGTGCCGCATGTGACCCTGAAGAGCATCGCCAACAACGAACCGCCGGAAGAAGAGGTGCTCGTCGATCGCCCGGAAGTGGAATCGAAAATCACCCGCGTCTCCGGTCCATTCTGTGTCGAGGCGACGATTCCCACGCCGGTCGATTGGGAAGGCGCTGGCGTCGAGGACTCCGGGGTCGGCGTGGAGACCTACGGCTCCTTTGTGGACCGCATGCTGGAGGTACTGCGCAAGTCGCCGGTGCTGCACGTCGGCGGCGGGAGGACGGTGACGCTGCGCAACGTGCGGCCGCCGGCGAAGACGTTGTCGCTGTCGGCGGAGGCGGTGGTGGTGGTGGTGAACGGGAATGGCTCTGCTTCCCCCTTTGGAAAAGGGGGATCGAGGGGGATTTCCGGCGCGACGGCGGAGGGGGAAATCCCCCCTGGCCCCCCTGTGTCAAAGGGGGAGCCATCGGAAGAAGGCACGGTGGCCGAGCCGCCTGGCGGGGACAGGTGGAAGGCGGAGGGTAAACCCGTGGCCATCGTGTTCGGTCCGGATAACGGCGCCGTCAGCGAGAAGCTGGTGTACGAGGCGGCGCGCGAGGCGCACGCCAAGGCTTACTCCCACCTGTACGTGATTGGGTTCGCGATTCAGCCCAATGCGCGCGAGTTGGTCGAGAAGTGCGACGAAGCCGTCGGCGTGCCGGCAACCTACGTACAGGCAACACCGGATCTGATGATGGGCGACCTGCTGAAGAACATGCGGTCGAGCCAGATCTTCAGCGTGTGCGGGTTGCCGGAGATGCGCCTGCGGCGCGTCGACAGCCGGCAGTCGAGAGCCGGCAGCAAGGGAGAGGAATACCAAGTGGAGCTGGCCGGGCTCGATGTGTTCGATCCGGCGACGATGGAGGCCAAGCCCTACCGCGGCCACGATGTGCCGGCGTGGTTTCTCGATACCGATTACAACGGCCTCTGCTTCCACGTCTGCCAGGCGTTCTTCCCACGCACCGCCGCGTGGGACGATCTGAAGCGGGCGCTGAAGGGCGAGTACGACGATGCGGTGTGGGAGCACCTCGCCGGCACGATCAGCGCTCCGTTCGAGGCGGGTGAGCACGGGACGATCGCGGTGAAGGTCATCGACGACCGCGGCAATGAGCTGATGGTGGTGAAGGACCTGAAGGACGTCGAGCCGTGA
- a CDS encoding MAPEG family protein → MHSAILTPAAVLVIWSLIMLLWLAATRFPAMAKAGVPLRGVVGLRGNALEGVLPDKVNWKAHNYGHLMEQPTIFYPTVIILAMTGADGGLNLTLAWVYVVLRIAHSIVQATWNLVPVRFSLFLVSSLALLALAINALRATL, encoded by the coding sequence ATGCATAGCGCGATCCTGACTCCGGCCGCCGTCCTCGTCATCTGGTCTCTGATCATGCTGCTCTGGTTGGCGGCGACGCGCTTTCCGGCCATGGCCAAAGCGGGTGTACCGCTGCGCGGGGTCGTCGGCCTCCGTGGAAACGCCCTCGAGGGCGTCCTGCCCGACAAGGTGAACTGGAAGGCCCACAACTACGGTCACCTGATGGAACAGCCGACCATCTTCTATCCGACGGTGATCATCCTCGCGATGACGGGAGCGGACGGCGGCCTCAATCTAACGTTGGCGTGGGTGTACGTTGTTCTGCGCATCGCCCACAGCATCGTTCAGGCAACCTGGAATCTCGTCCCGGTGCGCTTCAGCCTTTTTCTGGTGTCGTCGCTGGCGCTGTTAGCCCTCGCCATCAACGCCCTGCGCGCCACGCTGTAA
- a CDS encoding type II toxin-antitoxin system Phd/YefM family antitoxin yields the protein MRSVGLKTLKNKLSEYVRLAAGGETVLVTDRDRVVAELVPPQHGRAETLRDAELAEAVRKGWVTPPTLPGTGVPPRRPVAPLAALLADLAADRADS from the coding sequence ATGCGATCGGTCGGTCTGAAGACGCTCAAGAACAAGCTTAGCGAGTACGTACGGCTCGCCGCGGGCGGGGAGACCGTGCTGGTAACCGACCGGGATCGTGTCGTCGCCGAACTGGTGCCGCCCCAGCACGGGCGCGCGGAGACGTTGCGTGATGCCGAGCTCGCCGAAGCCGTACGAAAGGGGTGGGTCACCCCTCCCACCCTGCCGGGAACCGGCGTGCCGCCGCGCCGGCCCGTCGCGCCGCTTGCCGCGCTTCTGGCGGATCTGGCTGCGGACCGAGCGGACTCGTGA
- a CDS encoding DUF3617 domain-containing protein: protein MRTTVVILAATTAAALLAPQAPAAGLDMKPGRWQFDTKVESSMKPRPTTKSEVKCITKEAIERDPLAAIIEEGRCKVLSRKESANSLEFEIECKFDPQAKMNMRGKGVFAGSGDTASGHMDVKMAMPKIEGMPNTAPMGGNMTMRQEWTGKRLGACE from the coding sequence ATGCGAACGACCGTCGTAATTCTAGCTGCCACCACGGCTGCCGCTCTGCTTGCACCCCAGGCACCGGCCGCCGGACTGGACATGAAGCCCGGCCGATGGCAGTTCGACACCAAAGTGGAGTCGTCGATGAAGCCGCGGCCGACGACAAAAAGCGAGGTGAAGTGCATCACGAAAGAGGCGATCGAACGCGACCCGCTGGCGGCAATCATCGAGGAGGGCCGCTGTAAGGTGTTGAGCCGCAAGGAGAGCGCCAACTCCCTCGAGTTCGAGATCGAGTGTAAGTTCGACCCGCAGGCGAAGATGAACATGCGCGGGAAAGGGGTCTTTGCTGGCAGCGGCGACACGGCCTCGGGCCACATGGACGTGAAGATGGCGATGCCGAAGATCGAGGGTATGCCGAACACGGCGCCGATGGGCGGCAACATGACGATGAGGCAGGAATGGACGGGGAAGCGTCTGGGGGCGTGCGAGTGA